The window CTACGCCGGGACCTTCGGGACTTTGAGACTTTGAGACTTTGGGAAGATGAGAAATGAGAGTTGAGAAGTGAGAGTGTAAAACCATAACAACCATGACAACCAGCAATCCGGCTTCGCTGATGAAAGAGAAGTAAAAAAAAAGCTACACCGGGACCTTCGGGACTTTGAGACTTTGAGACTTTGGGAAGATGAGAAATGAGAGTTGAGAAGTGAGAGTGTAAAACCATAACAACACCGACAACCATGACAACCATGACAACCATGACAACCAGCAATCCGGCTTCGCTGATGAAAGAGAAGTAAAAAAAAGCTACGCCGGGACTTGCCAGCAACAAGAAACCAGAATCAAGCAACAATAAACAAATCATTTGACATAAGTTAACTAAGATTCTTTCTCTGTTTGAGAAGCAAAATAAAAAAAGGAGGAGTTTTACAAATGGCGCGTTGGAATGAAGGAATTGAAAGGATAATTTCTTTCACATCAGAACCTGATCACTCATTGGAAGATTTTTTTAAACCAAAGAATTATCTTCCACAATCTGAAGAGGAAAAGAAGATTTTCGAAGAATTTTCACTGATTACCAGCAGTATGGCAATTCTTATTCATATCGCACAAGCAGACAGAGTTCTGAAAGATGAAGAAAAAGAGCAGATAGTCAAAGACTTGATCTTTCAACTGGAGCAGCGACCTTATGAGTTCAGTAAGCTTTCAGAGAAATTCGGAAGTTATGAAAAAGATATCATCCTGAATATCTTTGATAAGATCCTTGCTGATTACAAAACTGGAAAACTGGATCTGGAAAAGATAGTTGATGTTATCACCATGATCTACCAGAACAATCCTGAAAAACGCTATTACCTGATCCGTTTGTGCTATTATTGTGCCCTTTCCGATTACGATTTCGACACAGCTGAAAAACAAGCTATTAGCAGTTTAGCTGTTAAAATGAAAGTACCGGCAGATGAGCTTAGACGCATCGAGGAAGAGGTTAAAAAAGAAGTTCTGGAAAAATAGGAGATTCAAATGAAGAAAGTCATACTTCTACTGATCATTTTAATTCTACTCTCCAGCTGCATTCCTGGTGATGGCAAACACACCAGCAAAAAACCGGCAGGATTTTTCTGGGGAATCTGGCATGGCTGGATCGCTCCGCTATCTTTGATCGTCGGCTTATTCAATCCTGCCATTCGAGTTTATGAAGTTCATAATGCAGGTTGGATTTATGATCTTGGATTTTACCTGGCAATTATCGGTGGTTTTGGAACGTTGTCTCTTACTCGTAAAAAACGGAGAAAATAAATAATATGGCTTGGATTAAACAGCTAAAGAAAGAAGAGCTTACGGAAGAGCATGAAAAATATTTGAAAGAGATGAAAACTTCCTGGGATCGAATGGGAAATATTCTTAAAGTTCAGAGTATTAAACCTTCCTCAATGAAGCAGCACGCTCTTTTCTACAAATCTTTAATGTTCGAAAAATCCTGCTTAACTCGTTCACAAAGAGAAATGATCGCGGTTGTTGTTTCCAAGGTAAATTTGTGTGAATACTGAATTACTCATCATGGAGAAGCTCTTCTCCATCTTACTAAAAATGAACAGCTTGTGAATTCTATCAAACAGGATTTTAGAACTGCTGAAATTTCCAATATGGAAAAGTCCATGTTGATTTATGCTGAAGCTTTGGCTACAGAACCCTGTCGGATCGCTGAAAAACATATAAAGCATTTACGGGAAGTAGGCTTTGATGATGAAGCGATTTTGGATATAAACTTAATTTCCAGTTATTTCTCTTTCGTTAATAGACTTTCTTGTGGATTAGGTGTAGAATTGGAAGATTACTTGGTCAATTCAAAATAAATTGATCTATTCATATTTGTCTTGAAGTACGATATAAAATGAAAGGCTGATGTTCAATCGAGCA is drawn from Candidatus Cloacimonadota bacterium and contains these coding sequences:
- a CDS encoding peroxidase; the protein is MAWIKQLKKEELTEEHEKYLKEMKTSWDRMGNILKVQSIKPSSMKQHALFYKSLMFEKSCLTRSQREMIAVVVSKVNLCEY
- a CDS encoding TerB family tellurite resistance protein, with the translated sequence MARWNEGIERIISFTSEPDHSLEDFFKPKNYLPQSEEEKKIFEEFSLITSSMAILIHIAQADRVLKDEEKEQIVKDLIFQLEQRPYEFSKLSEKFGSYEKDIILNIFDKILADYKTGKLDLEKIVDVITMIYQNNPEKRYYLIRLCYYCALSDYDFDTAEKQAISSLAVKMKVPADELRRIEEEVKKEVLEK
- a CDS encoding peroxidase, with the translated sequence MNSIKQDFRTAEISNMEKSMLIYAEALATEPCRIAEKHIKHLREVGFDDEAILDINLISSYFSFVNRLSCGLGVELEDYLVNSK